The Phocoena sinus isolate mPhoSin1 chromosome 8, mPhoSin1.pri, whole genome shotgun sequence nucleotide sequence AGGaaccagcctccctccctctattCCCCACGTCTGCCCCAGCCCCACTCAACGACCTGCCAGGATGTTCAGTGTAAGCCTTACGAGCTGGGAGTCTGGGGTCACACTTACCTGGTTTCAAACCCACATGCTTCTGTCCTAATTTGAAAAATGGGGGTGCAAGAGTACCTCTCAAGGcttttgtgaggatcaaatgaactAATGCATGTAAGGAGCTTAGCAGAGCCTCGGGCACAGAGTAATCAGTAAATAGTaacagggctgccctggtggcgcagtggttgagagtccacctgccgatgcaggggacgcgggttcgtgccccggtccgggaggatcccacatgccgcggagtggctgggcccgtgagccatggccgctgagcctgtgcgtccggagcctgtgctccgcaacgggagaggccacaacagtgagaggcccgcgtaccgcaaataaataaataaatagtaacagTTATTAGGGTTCCCAGAACTAGTCTTCCTTTGTGCGTTTCAACTTTAACCCTACATtgactaatttttatatttatacctaaaaacactaaaaaacaaaaacaaaacctcattAAACTCTCAGCTTTATTACCAAAGATACACTCTCAGACACTTCATTCAGTCCTCAATTCTTCAGAGATTTTACCTGTACATATTTTTGAAGCCacgattgattgattgattgattgaagaGCAATTAAAGGTCCTGTTTCATACAGTTCATGCCTTGGGGACCCGGCTGGGTTTTGTCTCGCATTTCCTCCCTGTTCTCAGTGAAGTGACCCTTCTTCACCCAGGCTCAAGCCTCACCTTTCTTATGAGGTCTTCCTACCCCACCCCGGCCCAGGCGTTCCTGCAGACGGAAGTGCTTTGTCACCACTGCTGCTATCTGCTTCCTTCTCCAGACTCTGAGCACCTCACTTGCAGGACTCTCTTCATAAGTTTTAGATCTCGTGTGTCCTGCCTGTAACAGGCTTGGGCTTTACGCAGTGAATGAGCACTTTCAAGGTAAGTGTGGGAGGGACGGGGTGTGACCTTGATTGTCTCTTCTAACTCAACTGCAGACATATTAGAAGCCTCTCTTTGACGAAGAAAAGGTTGTGGGAAGGCACCATCTATGCTGGGAAGCTGCTGGGCTTCAGGCTCCAGAAGGTTCTGAGTGGGTGCGTCGGCTGTCGGTCCACTTACAGGCGGGATGTGAAGGCTGTCTTGATGTTCCTTCTCGGGTTCAGttctgcctcttctccctcagTCTTTAGGACACGGCACTGCCCGAGAAGCACAGTCTGTATCCCAAAAAACAATGGCactgcctttttccttttctttccataaGTTAAAATCATCTGGTCCAACTTTCTCATTCCTCCAGCAGAGGGAAACCACGACAGTCTTAAATGAAGGTCAAAGGACTTGCCAAAAGTCATACAGAAAGTGGTATAAAGACATTAGAACTTAGGTTTCCAACATTTCACACCAGCATGTTGCGATCCCGGAgttaaaaagaagagggaaagccGAAAGCACCTGAGACAGCTGCTTCAATCTTGGTACCCAATACAAAGCCGATGGTCTGGGTGGCACCACGGTTGTCCCGGCTTTGGGTCTTTTTTATGGTGTGTTGCTTATTGAAGAAAAGGGAGTGTTGAAAGCACTGCCACCagagagctgttgtgaggatgtAACGAGAGGGCCTGGCATGTGTTAAGAAGTTTATTATCATTAGGAAAGTAACAACCAACTAGGAGATTTCAGTGCAGAGGGCAAACCGGCTCTGCTTCTTGCAGCCCAACCCCTGACCATAGCGCTAGGACAGAGTGGGTCAGGCAGAAGGAAAGGTCGACTGCTGTGTTGTTGGATACACCATCATGGGAGGGGAGGCCAAGGCAGTCACCGTCAGCTCTACTGGGTAGGGGGTGGGCGTGCACTGGATGAGAAGGGCCTTCAGTCCCACCTCAGAGTCCCCCATCCTTAAGACAGGAGGGGATGGTCACCTGTGgcttcccagcccccagctgcctTCCAGGCCAGGAAGGTGCAGCAGAGCAGAACCGAACGTGGGAGGCTCAGGCACAAGCCCCCAGCCTGTGCTGCTCGTTTCAGCAAGGTCCTAAGGAAGGAGGCTGCCGTGGCCGGGCCTGGCCTACAGCTGGGCAAGTGCAGGAGTGTGTGCAAGGAGGAGGGGCTCTCGGGAAAGAAGCAGCAGGAACAGAGAGAAAGCCAGGAGCGTGTCAGAGAGCCCCCAGGACGGGGCAGGGCTGGCGAAGAGGCGGGCCACAGCCTCATTGGGGTTGACCCCGGCAGGCTTGAACCACTTCTGCAGACACCGCCCGCTGGTCCTGTGCTCTGGGCTTGCCTTGAAGGAGTTGCTCCAGATCTTCTCACATAGGTCAGCCGGGGTGGGGAAGTAATGCAGGAAAGGGTGACAGAGGGCTCTGGCAGGGCAGCGGGGCTTCCCTGAGGGGAGATCCAGGCACGGACAACTTACCCGCTCCTGTCCTCACATCCCCATCATTTGCCCCCGGGGGAGCAGAGGGCTTGCGCCTGCCCTCGGGTGGGGGGCCTCCCGGACCCTGCTTAGCATTGCTCACCCCGCCTCCAGGTCCAGCCGCCGTGCCAGTTGGATTTGCAGGTGTAGGATGTGCGGCAGTCAGCCCACCACTGTTCACAGTCCTCCCGGCACAGGGGCGCGTCCAGAATCCGCTCCGCCTGCCCACGCGGGTCCAGCTGGATGTGGGCATAGCAAGAGGCAAGAATTACACAAGCGCCCATTTAAGGACTATCAATAGCTGCAATGGCACTTGGGTCAGGTACCATCGGAACATATTCTCTTATGAAGTcactaaatattattttacaaatgagaatacTGAGGCAGGGTTAAATAGTTTGTACACAGCCCTGTTCCTACAAACAGAAGATGTGACTCAAACAGTCCCTCCATCCTGCTGCTCTCCTGTGACCACTCTCCATGCATGCCATTCTCTAGGGCCAGAGGTGACTTCCTCTCCATCTGTGTCCCCCACAGCGGCCTCTGACTCTGCTCTTGTCCGTAGGGGGGACAGCATCTCCTGTTCCTGCTAGCGTCCTGCGGCTCAGGCTCTTATGAACAGGGCATTGATGGACATGTCTCCTGCCCACCTACCCCCGCCCACTTCTTCCCACCCGCTGGATCCAAGGCCCCAGGTTGGGGGAGCACTCGTAGAAGCAGATGGCCTGCAGGAAGTGCTTCTGACAGTCCGGCATCATCAATCCGCAGTGAACCAAGCTGAAGTTGTAGAGCAGGGACACATCCAGGTGGGCTTCCCAGCTCGTGTTGGCCGTGCAGCAGGCACTGTCCTTCCAGGGGATGCACTGGAGGTGgatgaagaaacaaaaggcatGGGGAGTAGGGGCAGAGGGTTGATGAGTGTCTGGGCCAGAAAGGTAAAAATGTCCCCTAGAAGAGGACCCGGCAAGTGGGATGCCTTTAGGCCAGCGACCGCTGGATAGAAGGAATGCCAATAAATAGTCAATATTCACACCCAAAGGGCACCTGCACACTGGCCTCCCCGCAACAGACTGTGAGTCCCCTAAGAAAGGGGCTTCCAAGGTCTCAGATCCTGGGGGTGCGGTAGCAGGGTTGTCCCCAAGACCCAGGGGAATGTGGGGTTGCACTGGGGCAGGGCACCTGCAGCTGAGAAGGGCTCATAGGTACATGCCAGCcatgcccctcctccctcatccCTGTCAATTGCCTTTAGGGACTTGGGGAGGGCTTCcttaagtcttatttttttttccagggccTGCTGGTGGGAGGGCAGAGTAGGGGACCTTGCTTGTTGGAATCTAGGCTGAATATCTATGAGTCTCCAGGATCATCACCTGCCCCTGCTCCCTGAGTGGCCGTGCAGCTAGGGATGAAAATAGTAAATCATTTGGCAAttagccccccaccccctccagtgGCCTTTGCCAAAACCCAATCTAGGGAACAAAACGAGTCAAGATGGATAGGGATTCAGAAGCCATCTTGGCCTTTGTGTCCCTTCCCTGATCTAAGAAGCCTCCACCCACCCTGCATCCCGTGCCAGCTCCAGCTTCCATACCTCCTCGTAGAGCTTGGCCTCCGGGCTGGGCGCTGGCTTGTGGGGCTTGGCGTTCATGCAGATGTTGAGCAGCTCGCGCCCAGCCCACGTGGGTGGGACTGCCCACAGCCCCAGCAGGAGCTGCCACCAACACCCCATGGCCTGCCGCAGAGAGGAGCTCCGCCTGTGATGGAGAGGACACCTCAATCCACGCCCTCCGTCATCCCTGGGAGCAGGCATGGGCTTCAAGCCTCCCTCAAGTGACCATGATACTTTGGCTGCTTCTAGAACCTTTATCTGAGGCAGCGTCATAAACTATCCAGTGAGGTCTGACACTCACCCCTAACCAcctacagatgcagaaactgaggccagggaggggaagagatCGGCCCCAAGGTGAAGGAGGGTCACGGGTAGGACGGTTCCGGCTTTCCCTGGGGGAACTTGCCCTGGCCCTTCTCCACTCAGAGGCAGACTTTCTAACTCAGTGACACATGGGCTGGGAATTCAGAGCTTTGATCTTGAGTAACTGAACAAAGGCTCCGTAACCAGATTCTACATGGGGCCAAAGGCGCAGTGGGACTTGGGTAGTGTGACGAATGCAATCCTCACCCCATAGAGTGCCAACCCTAACGCTAACTCCAGCCCCTCTGAAAGGTCCACACAAGGCCCACAGCTCCTCAAGCATCTGGCCTCATCCGCAGTTCCCTGTGGCCAGAGTCCTTTCCCCTAGAGCAGTGGTCCGCCTCCACCAGCCTCAACCCATCTCAAACCCAGCCGGAGCACAAGGCTGAGGCAGCCGGGCGCCCAGTGGCCTTGCTGGCATCTCACAGCCAGGGAGCGTGCCCAGGCGTGAGCCACCTTGAGTCTTCCACATCCAAAGCTGGTCCCCGTTACTGGAATGAGAAGGCTGGCTTTTCCCTTGATGTTTGTTGTGCCCTGATTCCCACTCTGCCCTGGGTAGTTCTCGTAATGAGAgagagtagaaagagaaaaaaaaacaagtaccCAATGATCCCCCACAGCCGTCACCCACCCAGGAGCCCAGGCCCGACGCCTCTCAGGAACCGGCTGTGGACCCATCGGGATGAACCTGAAAACCTGTGGCTCAGCTCAAGCTGAGAGCCTCAAGCATCGGAGGGGGAGACGCTAGTTCCACCTTCTGAGCCCATCTTTGAGCCTAAATCTAAAGCTGCTCTCTCCCTGCAGCTCCAGTTTCCAGCACGGCCGCGGCCACGGAGTATTTCGAAGAATCAGGTGTGTCAGGTGGACAGAGGAAAATGCCGCCTCTTCTAGCGTTTTCTTCATACTCACTTTCAAAGCAGGAGCGGCGCTCTCCCACCTCCAGAGATTGTGAGGCTGAGGAGACGTCTATGATCTTGCCTATTTATTACCCCTCCGGTTCCTGCTGGGTCCAGGTGCAGGAGCAGAGCCCCAGGTGGCTCCCGTTAACAGCATCTGTCTTACCCACGTGTTGGGGCCTTCTGTGGGCAGAGTCAGGAGGGTTTCGCCTTCCCAGAGAAACAGACCCCATAGAGGGTAAGGTCCCGTGCTCTTTCGTCAGCTACTGAGTTCTGctctcagctctgctgcttactagctgGCCGACCTTGAGAAAATGCCTTAAACTCTCTGTCCGTTTCTCTACCTGTAGAAAAGGCTGTTATGATGGGACtgttggggaaaagaaaaggaagagaaagttcCTGAAAAGGACTTGGCATCAAGCCTGGCAAAGATAAATctaaatgatttttattcttatccTTTTATCCTACGAAGCCTTTCTCTCTCAGCCCTATTCCAAAGCTCTACCTGCCCCTTCATCAGCTCAGTTACCTGCCATGGACCACCTGGGTTGTAACGGTAGTGATATCTTCTCTCAGCCCACAGGAGCTGGGCTTCCTGCTGGAGTGGAGACTGGGCAGCCCAGTGATGCAGAGATGAAATGGGGCCTCAGGGACCCAAGGATTTAAATGTATGTCCCAagccaaagcaaacaaaaccaaaaaagtccCTCCAAACCCAGGAAATGGCCTCCATTAGCATGCAGAGACCGCTGTCCTGTGAGAGACTCTGCAAGTGTCCTCAGCAGTGATGAACTTCACAGGAGCCCCCTCCTCGGCTAAGGAGAGGCCGGAAACTTGGCCACTTAGGAGAGGCTCAAAGATgatgaaaataatggaaaaggagcccctttttttttttttttgcttgtttcttgtAACAATTTCCCTCTCCAAAGAGAAGTAGCCAAAGTCACTGGCGTTTTCTTGATACACAGGAAATTGAAGCACAATAAAAGCATTTTGTAATTGAAGAAAGCACGCTGTTCCGTAAGTGATGTGCAGACATGAATTAATCATGTGCTGGAAAATTACATTCACCACACCTGGGTCATCCCAGCCACTGAGTTCTGAGCACCATGAAGGACCCAGGCGCCGGGCTGGAGCCTTCAGTATATGGTCTGGCTTACTCCTCACAATGACCCCCCGAGTGAACGCCCTCCCCCATTTTActtgtggggaaactgaggctcagctggggagtggcagagctgggatctgaactcaaATAGCCATGACTCCATACCTGGTGTGTGAGGATCAGGTGAGGGGAAGACCTCCAGGACTGAAAGGGTAGATGCTGTCTGGGTCTCAAGgcaagtctttttaaaaacaacaaaaaaagtcaaattccATAATCAGATTGTATGTTGGGAGACATGTGTGGGCTTTATCTGAGAAGAGAAATGATTACAGCCCAGCCTCCCATATTCCTGCCTTAAACAGAGTCAGGAGTCTCCTTTTTTAGGGTCTGGTACCAAGCAACCCGGGTCCCTCCCCGCAGCGTCCAGGGGAAGAGCAGGTGTGAGTGTCTTGTTCAAGGCATCACAAATACCCAGGAGGCCCTAAGGCTTGATGAGGTAAGAGAGTTTGGGTTTAACATTAATCGTCAGATGGCTGTGGACATGGCAGGGACAGGAATCCAGCAATGAAGTGCAGCCCTAATTACTGAAATGGAAAAGCAGGTCCTCTGGTAAACATCCTTCACACAGAGGGATGGAGGACGAGGGGCAATGTGCCGGCGGTTGCTGGGACAAGGCTGTAGGAAATGAGCTGAAATGACAGCCAGCGCAGGTGCCAGGGGAGGGAGGACGGGAGAGATCGCAGAGCTGCTTCTCGGGCCAGGCTGACACCTGTGCTCCCAGAAAGGCAGTTTGCGGCCCTTGAGGAAAACTCATTTTTGCCTTATTGTGATCGAGTCTTCCAGAGAGATCTGCTTTCTGACAGATGGCTGATAAACCAAAGCTGGCCGCGGATGAAGCCGTTTGAAACTGCTGGTCACAAGCGATTTTGTTCTTAAACAAAACAGGACAGTTACATTGCCAACAGCAGAGCTAGAGTGGCGTCTGGAGGGTTctgagggaggcgggggagggcagAGCAGCGAAGGAGCACCCCAACCTCTGATTTGGGACCACAGCACAAGGCCCGCAGCGGTTAACGCTCTGCTCCCTACACCCCAGGTTGCCCGTGGTGCTGAAGCCCACAGACTTCCAGAACAGACTCAGAAAGCAAAGAGCTAGTGCTAGGAATTTTCCTGAACCCGAGGTCAGAGGCCAGCGGAGGGGACATTGGTAATTGGAGTTCTTAGTGGATCTTATGACCCCTTCCTCTCACCCCAAAGACCCCAAAACCATCCTCGTCTcaacttgtaattggtctgtagCTAAGGTAGGTAAAACGGGGCTGCTGTTATCTcaacctcttccttccctctataTCCATCATCCCATTACCAAAGCGATTGATTTAACTTTCTAAACACCTGTTGAATTCCAATGCTTTAAtcccagtctctctccctccaaTCTGGGCCTTGCCCATATCTTGTCTCCATTACTGCCAACAACCCCCTAACGGACTCCTTTGCCCCTTTCTGAAGCTTTATCCAagcagcagccagaatgatctaAGATCTGaggattttattataaaaaattttaaacataaagaaagTTGAGCGTATTTTTCAACGAACCCCCATATAGCCACCACTTAGATTTTGCCATTACcattttactctattttctttccttttttaatgaatttttaatatcagtgtgtattagggttctccagaaaacagaatcaatagaatgtatgtgtgtgtatatgtatatattacatatatatatatatatatatatatatagagagagagagagagagagagagagagagagagagacagagagagagagagagagagagagagattttgagGAATTGCCTTGCGGAGTTACTGAGGCCAAGTCCCATGATCTGTTATCTACAAGCTGCAGACCCAGGAAAGCAGGTGGTATAATTTAGCCTGAAAACCAGGGGAATCAATGGAGTACATCTCAGTCTGAGGTCAGGAAGAGATGTCCCAGTTCAATCAGTAAGGCAGAAAAAAGGAGCacattcctccttcctccactttttgttctatttaggcccTCAATACACAGGATGGTGCCCACTCCCAATGGCGAGGGCGATCTATTTTACTGAGTCCACAAATTCTAATGCTAACCTCATCCAGAAACACACTTGCAGACACACCCGGAATTAACATTTAATCTGGGCAGCCTGTGGCCCATCTgggttgatacataaaattaactatcacacaGTGTCGTCATCAAATGCAGTGACTTTTTGAGTCacgtacattttttttttagagaatattatcttttatctaatttatttgGGATACAGTAGTTTTTGAATCTGTGTGAGATGCAGTCACTGGAACTTTATCTCAAGACACAAATGTCATTTACACAAAACCAGACAGttggtttttaaaactttgttctgTAGGTATATATCatgggttaaattgtgtccccccccaaaaaaaatgtaGAAGTACACCAAAATGGCAGGCCAAGGGATTGAGATTTTAATCATAAAAGACTCAGATCTATGACTTGGAACTCAGAAATATTTCCAATTCAGTGTCTATTCTCCAGATTGAGGCAGGCCAAGTGATTGAGATTTTAATCATAAAAGACTCAGATCTATGACTTGGAACTCAGAAATATTTCCAATTCAGTGTCTATTCTCCAGATTGAGGCAGGACTGTTACCAAAAGCTCGGCCGCTCTGTACACCAGTGCCAATCAAATcccggagacagagttttgggtgaagtagaaaggatagctttattgctttgccggGCAAAGGGCAACACGTTGGGCTTCTGCCTCGAAAAACAGTGTGTCCCgtattttactctattttctttGTCACACATCTAGCCAACCATCCATCCCTCTAGTCATCCACCCATCTTATTTTTCATGCATTTCGAAGTACACGGCAGACATTTGTGTTCAAGCATGCATATCAAGCATGCATATCGTTAACCAGAGTTCAACATTTgtctgcaggtttttttttctttctttcagaattaGCTTTTCAAAAGGTAAAGATGGTTATCACACTTGCATGTATAAGACACTTCAAGACTTAAAATAAGCCCCAAATCCTTAACATGGCACACGGACCCTGGTTAATCTGCTCCCTATTTACTTTTCCATCCCAATCTGTTGTCTTTTCTCTCACCTGCACCGCGGGCATTCATTTCTCCTGCTGGTCTGTAATTGTCCTGCTCTCTTACTTGTCTTCTCGACCTGGCTTTTTTTTCATAGCTCACCCTCCGTGGCTGGGAACCCCTGCTCACCCCTCGGATCCCAGAACGGATGGCTTCCCCTCAGGGAAGTTTGTGTGGTCCTCCAGGGCTCGGCGAGATGTTCCCTTGGGGTCTTACGCTTGCTGCTGTCACAGCACTTAACCGCTTGTCATTGTGAACACCTGCCTGCGGTCTGGCGCCTGCCTCTTGGCTGCGAGCAGCTTGGGGCAGGCTCAGCAGTGCTCACAGGAGCGAACAGTGCCTGGCCCGGAGTACCCAGTCAAACATGCATGCTGAGTACACGAGGAGCACTTGATTAGGAGAAacactgcatttctttttcttttctttttttttttttgcggtacgcgggcctctcactgttgcggcctctcccgttgtagagcacaggctccggacgcgcaggctcaggggccgtggctcacaggcccagctgcttcgtggcatgtgggatcttcccggaccgggacgcaaacccgtgtcccccgcatcggcaggcggactctcaacaactgtgccaccagggaagcccaacactgcaTTTACTAAAAACACTTTCAATTCAGACACTTCCCTGGTTTAACCTGACCTAGCTCTTCTCCTTGCCCCGGGCTCTTCTTCACTCTCCTTTATCCTCACCTCACCTGTCTTTCTCATATCTGGTTTGAAGtgacttctctcttctttccttcctctctccatccatctctccctccttgaCCCTCATCtctcccctgcccttcccttctctctttccttcactctctCCCTTCCCATTCCTTCATTCTATCCTTACCTACCGTTCTCCCCTCTAGTTTAAAGTAACCTCTCCATTTCCTCTTGCCTCCCCCTCTCCTTACCCATCTCCTCTCTCACTCTGTCTCCCAtctgccttccctctcccttctgatTTTTCTCCCTCACCCTCAGGCTTTCAGATTGGGCCATCTTCAGTTTCTGATGATTTCTGTGAGATTTCAGAGTGTTACTGCTCGGACCTTTCATCACCACTTGAAGAAGGCCCCGTTTTAGGTCTAATCACAGCAGAGGCAATGAGTGTGAAAGCTATCAGGTGTTGAAGAGAGTCCAGGTAAGAGGAGACAGATAGATAACATCAAAATCctatgggagggcttccctggtggcgcagtggttgggagtctgcctaccaatgcaggggacacgggttcgagcccggtctgggaagatcccacatgccgcggagcaactgggcccgtgagccacagctactgagcctgcgcgtctggagcctgtgctccgcaacaagagaggccgcaatagtgagaggcccgcgcaccgcgatgaagagtggcccccgcttaccacaactggagaaagccctcacacagaaacgaagacccaacacagccataaataaataaataaatatttaaaaaaaaaaaaaaaaaaaaatcctatgggAAAGAGACTAGCTGAAAATCAGAGATGGGAGAAAGATCGCATACAACAAGTATCTTTATTTGCCTGTTTAGTTTTCTACTTGGATTGCTAGCTCCTTCTCTCTTCAGTGTGAAGTTTCCCTGGTGCCAATGTCCCACTGTTACATTCAACCCAGGCTGCTGCTGGGTCCACCAGACAGGGTTACTACTAAGTAACTAAGGTTTACATGCAGTTTTACCATGTGCAACTGAACtccatcattttctctttcagtcCTCCCAGCATCCCTCCTTCCAACTGTCCCTTGACCAAAGGTGAAGCCACCAACTtgtctcttgtctctttctcttcccagaCATGCTTCCTATAACACCTGTGCATGTTCCCTGTGGTTCCTCTGTGTCACCTCACATTCATCAACCACTGCCATTCAGTCCTACTCACCACCCCATGGAATCCACTCTCGCCAAGTTCACCAGCAACCTTCAAACTGTTCTATCCAATGGGAAGGGTCAGTCCATAGCCCACTTGACCTCTCAGCTGCCTTTGACCAAGGGTATCCCTCCTGCCTTCTTGAAACTCACCTTTTTATTGATTCCCAGGGCTCTACCCTGTCCTGcttttccttctcagtctccttggTGGCCTCCATTTCCTCCATGTGTGTTTGAGTGTTTTCTTCAGCTCAGTCCTGacctgtgtgtgaatgtgtgtgtatatttatgtgtat carries:
- the IZUMO1R gene encoding sperm-egg fusion protein Juno, which gives rise to MGCWWQLLLGLWAVPPTWAGRELLNICMNAKPHKPAPSPEAKLYEECIPWKDSACCTANTSWEAHLDVSLLYNFSLVHCGLMMPDCQKHFLQAICFYECSPNLGPWIQRLDPRGQAERILDAPLCREDCEQWWADCRTSYTCKSNWHGGWTWRRGKPRCPARALCHPFLHYFPTPADLCEKIWSNSFKASPEHRTSGRCLQKWFKPAGVNPNEAVARLFASPAPSWGLSDTLLAFSLFLLLLSREPLLLAHTPALAQL